TAGAAGTAGCTTTATAGTCACAGGAAATTGAAGTAACAGGAGAGATAATTCCCTCCTCTTCAATTTTTTCATAAGGCCAACCTATCTCTCTTAGAAAAAAAGTTCTCGCCTCTTCCATCCATCGAACATAATTAGAATGATGAGTAATACCCATTCGATCTGTTTCATAATACTGGACCTCGTGTTTACAAATAAACATAAGAACCTCCAAAAAGACTAAGAAATAAAATCTAAAATATCATCCTCAGAAAGAGATGAGTCACATACAACCTTAGCAGCTCCATTTTCTGAAACAAAGAGAGCAGGAACTGTAGCAATACCATATCTTTTACGTAAAGCTTGAATATCTTCTAATTCTTCACTATTTTCGCTATTAATATAGAAAATAGTAAGATTTGAATTACGTGCCACATTTGATAATTTAGGTTCAAAAAGTTGACAATATGGACAAGAAGGACGTCCAATAAATAAAATAAATTTTTCAGCTGTATCAATATTCTCCTTAGCCGAAGAAACAGAAATAGGTGTAAAAGCAGATGCAAAATTTGACATAGAATACCTCTCAATTTAAAATATAGTATTATCATATCTGAAATTTAAACTTTTAACAAGTAAATAACTTAACAAAAAAAGCTAGACCTGCGTCTAGCAATGAGAATTATACTCCGCCAGTAGGACTCGAACCTACGACATCATGATTAACAGTCATGCGCTACTACCAACTGAGCTATGGCGGATAAACGCTAAGCGACTACCGTATCTAACAGGGGGCAACCCCCAACTACATCAGGCGTACTAGGGCTTAACTTCTGTGTTCGGCATGGGAACAGGTGTATCTCCTAGGCTATCGTCACTTAACTCTGAGTATTCTCAACTCAAAATTGAATATCTATACTGTATCAAGAAACCAAATCGTTGTCAATATGTCTCAGTTACTTTCTTTGGATAAGTCCTCGAGCTATTAGTATTAGTCCGCTACATGTGTCACCACACTTCCACTTCTAACCTATCAACCTGATCATCTCTCAGGGCTCTTACTGATATAAAATCATGGGAAATCTCATCTTGAGGTGGGCTTCACACTTAGATGCTTTCAGCGTTTATCCCTTCCCTACATAGCTACCCAGCGATGCTCTTGGCAGAACAACTGGTACACCAGCGGTAAGTCCACTCTGGTCCTCTCGTACTAGGAGCAGATCCTCTCAAATTTCCTACGCCCGCGACGGATAGGGACCGAACTGTCTCACGACGTTCTGAACCCAGCTCGCGTGCCGCTTTAATGGGCGAACAGCCCAACCCTTGGGACCGACTACAGCCCCAGGATGCGACGAGCCGACATCGAGGTGCCAAACCTCCCCGTCGATGTGAACTCTTGGGGGAGATAAGCCTGTTATCCCCAGGGTAGCTTTTATCCGTTGAGCGATGGCCCTTCCATGCGGAACCACCGGATCACTAAGCCCGACTTTCGTCCCTGCTCGAGTTGTAGCTCTCGCAGTCAAGCTCCCTTATACCTTTACACTCTGCGAATGATTTCCAACCATTCTGAGGGAACCTTTGGGCGCCTCCGTTACCTTTTAGGAGGCGACCGCCCCAGTCAAACTGCCCGTCAGACACTGTCTCCGATAGGGATAACCTATCTGGGTTAGAGTAGCCATAACACAAGGGTAGTATCCCAACAACGCCTCACTCGAAACTGGCGTCCCGAGGTCATAGGCTCCTACCTATCCTGTACATGTGGTACAGATACTCAATATCAAACTGCAGTAAAGCTCCATGGGGTCTTTCCGTCCTGTCGCGGGTAACCTGCATCTTCACAGGTACTAAAATTTCACCGAGTCTCTCGTTGAGACAGTGCCCAAATCATTACGCCTTTCGTGCGGGTCGGAACTTACCCGACAAGGAATTTCGCTACCTTAGGACCGTTATAGTTACGGCCGCCGTTTACTGGGGCTTCAATTCATACCTTCGCTTACGCTAAGCACTCCTCTTAACCTTCCAGCACCGGGCAGGCGTCACCCCCTATACATCATCTTACGATTTAGCAGAGAGCTGTGTTTTTGATAAACAGTTGCTTGGGCCTATTCACTGCGGCTGACCATAAGTCAGCGCCCCTTCTCCCGAAGTTACGGGGCCATTTTGCCGAGTTCCTTAACGAGAGTTCTCTCGCTCACCTGAGGCTACTCGCCTCGACTACCTGTGTCGGTTTGCGGTACGGGTAGAGTATAATTAACGCTAGAAGCTTTTCTTGGCAGTGTGACATCACTAACTTCGCTACTAAACTTCGCTCCCCATCACAGCTCAATGTTATAAATATAAGCATTTGACTCATATCACACCTCACTGCTTGGCCAGACACTTCCAATCGTCTGGTTTAGTTAGCCTACTGCGTCCCTCCATCACTATATACTCTAGTACAGGAATATCAACCTGTTGTCCATCGGATACACCTTTCGGTCTCTCCTTAGGTCCCGACTAACCCAGGGCGGACGAGCCTTCCCCTGGAAACCTTAGTCTTACGGTGGACAGGATTCTCACCTGTCTTTCGCTACTCATACCGGCATTCTCACTTCTATGCGCTCCAGCACTCCTCACGGTACACCTTCTTCGCACATAGAACGCTCTCCTACCATACCTATAAAGGTATCCACAGCTTCGGTAATATGTTTTAGCCCCGGTACATTTTCGGCGCAGGGTCACTCGACTAGTGAGCTATTACGCACTCTTTGAATGAATAGCTGCTTCTAAGCTAACATCCTAGTTGTCTGTGCAACCCCACATCCTTTTCCACTTAACATATATTTTGGGACCTTAGCTGGTGGTCTGGGCTGTTTCCCTTTCGACTACGGATCTTAGCACTCGCAGTCTGACTGCCGATTATATCTCGTTGGCATTCGGAGTTTATCTGAGATTGGTAATCCGGGATGGACCCCTCACCCAAACAGTGCTCTACCTCCAAGAGACTTAACATCGACGCTAGCCCTAAAGCTATTTCGGAGAGAACCAGCTATCTCCAAGTTCGTTTGGAATTTCTCCGCTACCCACAAGTCATCCAAGCACTTTTCAACGTGCCCTGGTTCGGTCCTCCAGTGAGTTTTACCTCACCTTCAACCTGCTCATGGGTAGGTCACATGGTTTCGGGTCTACGACATGATACTAATGCGCCCTATTAAGACTCGGTTTCCCTACGGCTCCGTCTCTTCAACTTAACCTCGCATCATATCGTAACTCGCCGGTTCATTCTACAAAAGGCACGCTCTCACCCATTAACG
The DNA window shown above is from Streptococcus salivarius and carries:
- the traF gene encoding conjugal transfer protein TraF — protein: MSNFASAFTPISVSSAKENIDTAEKFILFIGRPSCPYCQLFEPKLSNVARNSNLTIFYINSENSEELEDIQALRKRYGIATVPALFVSENGAAKVVCDSSLSEDDILDFIS